In Pollutimonas sp. M17, a single genomic region encodes these proteins:
- the msbA gene encoding lipid A export permease/ATP-binding protein MsbA produces MLKSATEAASSPSDPVKLDLWRRIYSRLGVYWKAVIAAVLLVSVAAATQPTLAIIMKPLLDDGFSGSRPSYMWSIPLAVVGLMFLRGVCSYSSTYLLAWVANNMLLGLRKEMFSRLLGLSDEDFKRGDSGRLLNRFTIDAGTVTGLATEVITVVVRESLVVVALLCVLLYMSWQLTLIVLVMLPISTLIARVFIKRLRRINRETIGMNAELTRVVREGIDGQRVIKLFDGYERESGRFEYVNGRLRRFAMRAASADAAMSPLSQFSIALSVAAVIAVALYQANNQGLTVGSFAAFMAALGQIFDPMKRLTNIASAMQRMLISAESVFTLIDQKPEDDSGTGTLAQPVKGRVEFSGIYHRFPNAQTDTLSDVSFVAEPGQTVALVGRSGSGKTTLVNMLPRFVNPMRGEVCIDGQNVKELSLRGLRAHLSLVSQDVVLFDGTIAENVGYGALHEADRGEIRKALEAANLLDFVDGLPQGLDTPVGENASQLSGGQRQRLAIARALIKNAPILILDEATSALDNESERQVQASLELLMAGRTTLVIAHRLSTVQKADRIVVMDAGKIVEQGRHEELLELNGLYASLYRMQFREED; encoded by the coding sequence TTGTTGAAGTCAGCCACTGAAGCCGCATCGTCACCTTCGGATCCCGTCAAGCTGGACTTGTGGCGCCGCATCTACAGCCGCCTGGGCGTGTACTGGAAAGCGGTGATCGCGGCCGTCCTTCTCGTCAGTGTCGCAGCGGCCACCCAGCCCACGCTGGCCATCATCATGAAGCCCCTGCTGGACGATGGCTTTTCCGGGTCCAGGCCTTCGTACATGTGGTCGATTCCCCTTGCGGTGGTGGGCCTGATGTTTTTGCGCGGAGTGTGCAGTTACTCCAGCACCTATCTGCTGGCCTGGGTGGCCAACAACATGCTGCTGGGCCTGCGCAAGGAAATGTTCTCACGCCTGCTGGGACTGTCCGACGAGGATTTCAAGCGGGGCGACTCCGGGCGCCTGCTGAACCGCTTCACCATCGACGCGGGCACCGTCACGGGTCTGGCGACCGAGGTCATCACCGTTGTCGTGCGCGAATCGCTGGTGGTCGTGGCGCTGTTGTGCGTGCTGCTGTACATGTCGTGGCAACTGACCTTGATCGTGCTGGTCATGCTGCCCATCTCGACCTTGATCGCGCGTGTTTTCATCAAGCGGCTGCGGCGCATCAACCGCGAGACCATAGGCATGAACGCCGAGCTCACGCGCGTCGTGCGCGAAGGCATCGACGGCCAGCGCGTCATCAAGCTGTTCGATGGCTATGAGCGCGAATCGGGCCGCTTCGAATACGTGAACGGCCGCCTGCGGCGCTTTGCCATGCGCGCGGCCAGTGCCGACGCGGCCATGTCGCCCCTGTCGCAGTTCTCCATCGCCTTGTCGGTGGCCGCGGTCATTGCCGTCGCCCTGTACCAGGCCAACAACCAGGGGCTTACCGTGGGCAGCTTCGCCGCCTTCATGGCGGCGCTGGGTCAGATTTTCGACCCCATGAAGCGGCTGACGAACATCGCCAGCGCCATGCAGAGAATGCTGATCTCGGCCGAGAGCGTGTTCACGCTCATCGATCAGAAGCCCGAGGATGACAGCGGCACCGGAACCCTGGCGCAGCCGGTCAAGGGGCGGGTCGAGTTCAGCGGCATCTATCACCGCTTTCCCAACGCACAGACCGATACGCTTTCCGATGTGTCCTTCGTGGCGGAGCCGGGACAGACGGTTGCCCTGGTGGGACGTTCGGGCAGCGGCAAGACCACTCTGGTGAACATGTTGCCGCGTTTCGTCAATCCGATGCGGGGCGAAGTGTGCATCGATGGCCAGAACGTCAAGGAACTCAGCCTGCGGGGGCTGCGGGCCCACCTGTCGCTGGTCAGCCAGGATGTCGTGCTTTTCGACGGAACCATTGCCGAGAACGTGGGCTATGGCGCCCTGCACGAAGCCGATCGCGGCGAGATCCGCAAGGCGCTGGAGGCCGCGAACCTGCTCGACTTCGTCGACGGCCTGCCGCAGGGGCTGGATACGCCGGTCGGGGAAAACGCCAGCCAGTTGTCCGGCGGGCAGCGCCAGCGTCTGGCCATTGCGCGCGCCTTGATCAAGAATGCGCCCATCCTCATCCTGGACGAAGCCACCTCGGCCCTTGATAATGAATCCGAACGGCAGGTGCAGGCCTCGCTGGAACTGCTCATGGCGGGGCGCACCACGCTGGTGATCGCGCACCGCCTGTCGACCGTACAGAAGGCCGACCGGATCGTCGTGATGGATGCCGGAAAAATCGTGGAGCAGGGCCGGCACGAAGAATTGCTGGAGTTGAACGGGCTGTATGCTTCGCTATACCGCATGCAGTTCCGTGAAGAAGATTGA
- a CDS encoding glycosyltransferase family 9 protein, giving the protein MTMPSAIYVRLPNWIGDVCMSLPSLHALLDTQLPVVVCARPWAKDLLAGYRLEGFVEMKGRWREDRAAVQQHKKKAQHAHPRGLLLPDSLSSAMVFKFAGVPSAGYRDDGRSLILRWPIGKPPEHLHAVQSWHYVTAQALKRWNLPVRPLPSNRKLGLRLAGRHGTEAMQAVDAAGLEPGRFILIAPTATGLHRGKVKVWPQFDALTRRLQERGHVVAMCPPPAEAEAARRNAPTAVCLPPLKLGAFATLTQLAALVVCNDSGVSHLAAAAHARQLTLFGVTQRERTGPWSDVAVCLGAMHAWPTLEQAEQQVLDLLPENIER; this is encoded by the coding sequence ATGACTATGCCCTCCGCCATCTATGTACGTCTTCCCAACTGGATCGGCGATGTCTGCATGAGTCTTCCCAGCCTGCATGCGCTGCTGGACACGCAGTTGCCCGTGGTGGTGTGCGCGCGGCCCTGGGCCAAAGACCTGCTGGCCGGCTACAGGCTGGAAGGCTTCGTCGAGATGAAAGGCCGATGGCGGGAAGACAGGGCCGCCGTCCAGCAGCACAAGAAGAAAGCCCAGCACGCCCATCCGCGCGGGCTGCTGCTGCCCGATTCCCTGTCCAGCGCCATGGTATTCAAGTTTGCGGGCGTGCCCAGCGCCGGATACCGGGACGACGGGCGCAGCCTGATCCTGCGCTGGCCCATCGGCAAGCCGCCGGAACACCTGCATGCCGTGCAATCCTGGCACTACGTGACCGCCCAGGCCCTCAAGCGCTGGAACCTTCCCGTGCGCCCCCTGCCCTCGAACAGGAAGCTGGGCTTGCGCCTTGCCGGCAGGCACGGCACCGAAGCCATGCAGGCCGTGGATGCCGCCGGGCTGGAGCCGGGCCGGTTCATCCTGATCGCCCCCACGGCGACCGGGTTGCACCGCGGGAAGGTGAAGGTGTGGCCGCAGTTCGATGCCCTGACCCGCCGCCTGCAGGAACGCGGCCATGTCGTTGCCATGTGCCCGCCTCCCGCCGAGGCCGAGGCGGCCCGGCGCAATGCGCCGACCGCGGTTTGCCTGCCCCCCTTGAAGCTGGGTGCGTTTGCTACACTCACCCAACTTGCCGCGCTGGTCGTCTGCAATGATTCCGGGGTTTCGCACCTGGCCGCCGCCGCCCATGCCAGGCAGCTGACCTTGTTCGGTGTTACCCAGCGCGAACGCACGGGCCCCTGGTCCGACGTAGCCGTCTGCCTGGGCGCCATGCACGCCTGGCCTACGCTGGAACAGGCGGAACAGCAGGTGCTGGACCTTCTGCCCGAAAACATTGAACGGTAA
- a CDS encoding YdcF family protein: protein MTISSFLTNLVIPLNLCITLLLIAAVVFMLRWRKTAFFIAAAGLAWALFWSLPASSLWAGGRLEQLYPHRPVMALPTAQAIVVLGGSTANGRQNWFEPYDSNTASARVDTAAVLYKAKRAPLIILSGAALEGSTSEAQMMASALRQEDIPDSAMVLENRSFTTHENALYTTQKLKERHIGQVLLVTSALHMPRAMAVFRKQGIDAIAAPSPPQIVVPDDSRFSFWQPNMRALSASRSIVKEYVGLLVYWIRGWI, encoded by the coding sequence ATGACGATTTCGAGCTTCCTGACCAACCTGGTGATACCGCTTAACCTGTGCATTACCCTGCTGCTGATCGCCGCGGTGGTATTCATGCTGCGTTGGCGCAAGACGGCATTCTTCATCGCCGCCGCCGGCTTGGCATGGGCTCTGTTCTGGTCCCTGCCCGCCTCGTCGCTGTGGGCGGGCGGACGCCTGGAGCAGTTGTACCCGCACAGGCCCGTCATGGCGCTGCCCACCGCCCAGGCCATCGTCGTCCTGGGCGGCAGCACGGCCAACGGCCGGCAGAACTGGTTCGAGCCCTATGACAGCAACACGGCATCCGCACGCGTCGATACCGCCGCCGTACTGTACAAAGCGAAGCGGGCGCCGCTCATCATTCTTTCCGGTGCCGCCCTGGAGGGCAGCACCAGCGAGGCCCAGATGATGGCAAGCGCGCTAAGGCAGGAAGATATCCCGGACAGCGCCATGGTGCTGGAGAACCGCAGCTTCACCACCCATGAAAATGCCCTGTACACCACGCAGAAGCTCAAGGAGCGCCATATAGGCCAGGTCCTGCTGGTGACGTCCGCCCTGCACATGCCGCGGGCCATGGCCGTGTTCAGGAAGCAGGGCATCGACGCCATCGCCGCGCCATCGCCGCCCCAGATCGTGGTTCCCGACGACTCCCGATTTTCATTCTGGCAGCCGAATATGCGGGCCCTCTCCGCCAGCCGCTCCATCGTGAAGGAGTACGTGGGACTGCTGGTGTACTGGATTCGAGGCTGGATCTAG
- a CDS encoding YkgJ family cysteine cluster protein, producing the protein MQCRPGCGACCIAPSISSPIPGMPSGKAAGVRCIQLADDNRCRIFGHPERPAVCAGLQATREMCGSNREQAIAWISELERATAP; encoded by the coding sequence ATGCAATGCCGCCCCGGCTGCGGAGCCTGCTGCATCGCCCCGTCCATCTCTAGCCCCATTCCCGGCATGCCGTCCGGCAAAGCGGCGGGCGTCCGATGCATCCAGTTGGCGGACGATAATCGGTGCCGGATCTTCGGACACCCCGAGAGGCCGGCGGTATGCGCCGGCCTGCAGGCAACTCGGGAAATGTGTGGATCGAACCGCGAACAAGCCATTGCCTGGATAAGCGAGTTGGAACGCGCCACCGCGCCGTAA
- a CDS encoding glycosyltransferase family 4 protein: MSVPRLKIAFVVDRFGNRYGGAEAYGVELMRELSPGHDITVFAREYDEDCGLQLPFVPLRSWSFLPSWLRVLLFAWRARRATRKGYDIVHSHMNGWCGDVEVVHVTPVRYNWRVRALPDIKRLLSYPSLRVQTYLRLEARRVAARPGHRTVAVSGLIAEQLKQAYGPHLSFPIIPPGVSRTASPDPAGRPQARGALGFSPDDCVCLLVARNPMRKGLPTVLKALARLPARYKLLIVGSNAATRDFIHKPPENQGLSERIKLIEETADVAPYYQVADIYVHPTLNDSFGMAPLEAMSFDLPVVLSPAPWCGFAQYVQDGQDAMVLDHPENDEQLARFIARIDGDEAWRDRLRRGGSDVVDRHTWNEVAGEYLGLYQEILKERGSV, from the coding sequence ATGTCCGTGCCTCGACTGAAAATCGCCTTCGTCGTCGATCGATTCGGCAACCGCTACGGCGGGGCCGAGGCATACGGGGTCGAACTGATGCGTGAACTCTCTCCCGGCCACGACATCACCGTGTTCGCCCGGGAATACGACGAGGATTGCGGGCTGCAACTGCCTTTCGTTCCCTTGCGGTCCTGGTCCTTCCTGCCCAGCTGGCTGCGGGTGTTGCTGTTCGCATGGCGGGCGCGCCGCGCCACACGCAAGGGCTATGACATCGTCCATTCCCACATGAACGGCTGGTGCGGAGACGTCGAAGTCGTGCACGTCACGCCCGTCCGCTACAACTGGCGGGTGCGGGCGCTGCCTGACATCAAGCGCTTGCTGTCCTACCCCAGCTTGCGTGTCCAGACTTATTTGCGCCTGGAAGCGCGGCGGGTAGCCGCCAGGCCGGGCCACCGGACGGTTGCCGTATCCGGCTTGATCGCCGAGCAGTTGAAACAGGCCTACGGCCCGCATCTTTCCTTTCCCATTATTCCGCCAGGCGTATCCCGCACCGCAAGCCCGGACCCGGCGGGCAGGCCACAGGCGCGCGGCGCATTGGGCTTTTCGCCCGACGACTGCGTATGCTTGCTCGTGGCGCGCAATCCCATGCGCAAAGGCCTGCCCACGGTGCTGAAGGCCCTGGCACGGCTGCCGGCCCGGTACAAGCTGCTGATCGTGGGCAGCAACGCCGCCACGCGCGACTTCATACACAAGCCGCCCGAAAACCAGGGTTTGTCGGAGCGCATCAAGCTGATCGAGGAAACGGCCGACGTGGCGCCGTACTATCAGGTCGCCGACATCTATGTGCATCCCACGCTGAACGACAGTTTCGGCATGGCGCCGCTGGAAGCCATGTCCTTCGATCTGCCGGTCGTCCTTAGCCCGGCGCCCTGGTGCGGCTTTGCGCAGTATGTGCAGGACGGGCAGGACGCCATGGTGCTGGACCATCCCGAAAACGACGAGCAACTGGCGCGCTTCATTGCGCGCATCGATGGCGATGAGGCCTGGCGCGACCGTTTGCGGCGGGGCGGCAGCGACGTCGTGGACCGGCATACCTGGAACGAGGTGGCTGGCGAATACCTGGGGCTGTATCAAGAGATACTCAAAGAGCGCGGCTCCGTGTAA
- a CDS encoding polysaccharide deacetylase family protein, with protein MYHQIGQPAVKGSPYRSLIVHPADFRRQMTWLRRFGYRGLSMRDLMPYIRGERHGKVVGITFDDGYRNVYRHALPILREQDFTATNYFVARQLDGGNVWDYEKGIAHADLMSIDEMREWTTAGMEVGSHTLDHPFLPKLSPEVADYQIRQSKHELEDAMGSEVTAFCYPYGGESPELRAMVRNAGYINATTTQGGLAKETDDPFGLPRVTVARSTNIFRFLQKCMTRLEQKRRKE; from the coding sequence ATGTACCACCAGATAGGCCAGCCCGCAGTCAAGGGATCGCCGTATCGCAGCCTCATCGTGCATCCGGCCGATTTCCGGCGGCAAATGACCTGGCTGCGCCGCTTCGGCTACCGGGGGCTTTCCATGCGCGATCTCATGCCTTATATAAGGGGCGAGCGCCACGGCAAGGTGGTCGGCATCACCTTCGATGACGGCTATCGCAATGTATACCGGCACGCCTTGCCCATTCTGCGCGAACAGGACTTCACCGCGACCAATTATTTCGTGGCGCGCCAACTGGACGGCGGCAATGTCTGGGATTACGAAAAAGGCATAGCGCACGCCGATTTGATGTCGATCGACGAAATGCGGGAATGGACCACCGCCGGCATGGAAGTCGGTTCGCACACCCTGGACCATCCCTTTCTTCCCAAGCTTTCCCCTGAAGTCGCCGACTACCAGATCCGTCAGTCCAAGCACGAACTTGAAGATGCCATGGGCTCCGAAGTCACGGCTTTCTGCTATCCCTACGGCGGCGAATCGCCCGAACTGCGTGCCATGGTGCGCAATGCCGGCTACATCAACGCCACCACGACTCAGGGCGGCCTGGCCAAGGAAACCGACGATCCCTTCGGACTGCCCAGGGTCACGGTCGCCCGATCCACCAACATCTTCCGCTTTCTGCAAAAATGCATGACCCGGCTGGAACAGAAGCGACGCAAGGAATAA
- a CDS encoding glycosyltransferase family 4 protein, with amino-acid sequence MKILITDIHHGNGGGHVTYVLSLLKGLKTQYDLTVAAPPTGRLYQAASAEPGVRVLPGLYTSRPLTLLKEVWRLRQFLRQERFDVVHVNGGADHRHVMLASLGLRHRPAIVWTKHNTNPVCSVGHRLRARFGTHASIAVCEYVARILGESGYSRHPISVVRNGIDHNHLRPVGPADKQAHRDRLFGPLDSDVLVLGSIGGTDYNKGWLDLVQAISRLEPPLRSRLRMVVAGDPPTPCMLARVDSLAMREQVVFPGLVKDVRTVLGACDIGFVLSYREAASYASCETMAMGLPALVSNAGGLPENVRDGVDGWVAPAGDIDFLADALRRILADTRCLSAMGRSARERVEHMFSTPGFIEDTKKVYAQADRLARDLPAPI; translated from the coding sequence ATGAAAATCCTTATCACCGACATCCACCATGGTAATGGCGGCGGCCATGTCACGTATGTGCTCAGCCTGCTCAAGGGGCTGAAAACCCAGTACGACCTGACCGTGGCCGCTCCGCCGACCGGCCGTCTTTATCAAGCCGCATCCGCCGAGCCGGGCGTACGCGTGCTGCCCGGCCTGTATACATCGCGCCCGCTGACGCTTCTGAAGGAGGTCTGGCGTTTGCGCCAGTTCCTCCGGCAAGAACGCTTCGACGTGGTGCATGTAAACGGGGGCGCCGACCATAGGCATGTCATGCTGGCCAGCCTGGGGCTGCGGCACCGGCCGGCCATTGTCTGGACCAAGCACAATACCAACCCCGTGTGCAGCGTCGGTCATCGATTGCGGGCCAGATTCGGCACGCATGCATCGATCGCCGTATGCGAATACGTTGCCCGCATTCTGGGTGAATCGGGCTATAGCCGCCATCCCATCAGCGTGGTCAGGAACGGCATCGATCACAACCACCTGAGGCCCGTCGGTCCGGCCGACAAGCAGGCGCACAGAGACCGCCTTTTCGGGCCCTTGGATTCCGATGTGCTGGTATTGGGCAGCATAGGCGGAACCGATTACAACAAGGGCTGGCTGGATCTGGTCCAGGCCATTTCGCGATTGGAGCCTCCCCTGCGGAGCCGCCTTCGGATGGTGGTCGCCGGTGATCCTCCGACGCCCTGTATGCTGGCCAGGGTCGATTCCCTGGCCATGCGCGAACAGGTGGTTTTCCCGGGGCTGGTCAAAGACGTGCGCACGGTGCTGGGCGCCTGCGACATTGGTTTCGTCCTTTCCTATCGTGAAGCCGCATCGTATGCCAGTTGCGAGACCATGGCCATGGGCCTGCCGGCGCTGGTGTCCAATGCGGGCGGCTTGCCCGAAAACGTGCGCGACGGCGTCGATGGCTGGGTGGCGCCCGCCGGAGACATCGATTTTCTGGCCGATGCGCTGCGCCGCATATTGGCCGACACCCGCTGCCTTTCCGCAATGGGCCGATCGGCGCGCGAGCGTGTGGAGCACATGTTCTCCACGCCCGGCTTCATCGAGGACACCAAGAAAGTGTATGCGCAGGCCGATCGCCTGGCGCGGGATCTGCCGGCGCCGATATAA
- a CDS encoding glycosyltransferase family 2 protein, which yields MRLSVIIITKNEAAHIGDCIDSVGFADEIIVIDSGSTDGTREIAEGKGAKVSLTDDWPGFGPQKNRALDLAEGEWVLSIDADERVTPELAEAMLRELEHPRAEAYKIARLSNFGGRWIRHSGWWPDHVLRLFKRGTARFKDVAVHESVQPRSQPMVLEGHFLHYPYADLETFIAKINLYSSEAAAMMHARGRKTSVLGATGHAIWTFIRIYLIRRGFLDGKEGFILATMGAAGSFFRYNKLLFLNKQNK from the coding sequence ATGAGGCTTTCGGTCATCATCATCACCAAGAACGAGGCCGCGCATATCGGAGACTGCATCGATTCGGTCGGCTTCGCCGACGAGATCATCGTGATCGACTCGGGGAGCACGGACGGGACCCGGGAAATCGCCGAAGGCAAGGGCGCCAAAGTCAGCCTGACGGACGATTGGCCGGGCTTCGGCCCGCAAAAGAACCGGGCGCTGGACCTGGCCGAGGGCGAATGGGTGCTTTCCATCGACGCCGACGAACGCGTCACGCCGGAATTGGCCGAGGCCATGCTCCGGGAACTGGAGCATCCCCGCGCCGAGGCATACAAAATTGCGCGACTCTCGAATTTCGGCGGACGCTGGATACGCCATAGCGGCTGGTGGCCGGACCACGTGCTGCGTCTGTTCAAGCGGGGAACCGCCCGGTTCAAGGATGTTGCAGTGCACGAAAGCGTGCAGCCCCGCTCCCAGCCTATGGTGCTGGAGGGCCACTTTCTGCACTACCCCTATGCCGACCTGGAAACATTCATCGCGAAGATAAACCTTTACTCGTCCGAGGCCGCGGCCATGATGCACGCAAGGGGCCGGAAGACCAGCGTGTTGGGCGCGACCGGCCACGCCATATGGACCTTTATCCGTATCTATTTGATACGACGCGGTTTTCTGGACGGAAAAGAGGGTTTCATTCTTGCAACAATGGGCGCCGCAGGCAGTTTTTTTCGTTACAATAAATTGCTGTTTTTGAATAAACAAAATAAGTAA
- a CDS encoding polysaccharide deacetylase family protein: MKHNRTVPVLMYHHVSPVEGMINVTPSNFEDQLQWLKRHGYRSLSSDEFAAHLGGRPAPARSVLITFDDGYLDNWVYAYPLLKKYGYTAMVFLVTGWMGDGPPRHCLGQGELPETPSHHDCEARIAQGRGDEVVLRWSEIKAMRDDGVIEFHSHTHTHTRWDLSAPADKNIRIAEELALSRAALQTHLGGVSDHFCWPQGYFDVDYTRLAIDAGFRYLYTTQAFGQNRPGTDPAHIYRFAVRNTSGNSVGRRIRVAAHPLVGPLFNRWKLWKRSLRKRA, encoded by the coding sequence ATGAAGCATAACCGGACCGTGCCGGTACTGATGTACCACCATGTTTCCCCCGTCGAGGGCATGATCAATGTCACTCCTTCCAATTTCGAGGATCAGTTGCAATGGCTGAAGCGCCATGGCTATCGATCGCTCAGCAGCGATGAGTTTGCCGCGCACTTGGGCGGCAGGCCCGCTCCCGCCCGTTCCGTGCTGATCACCTTCGATGACGGTTATCTGGACAACTGGGTCTACGCCTATCCGCTGCTGAAAAAATACGGCTATACCGCCATGGTGTTCCTGGTCACGGGATGGATGGGCGACGGCCCCCCGCGTCATTGCCTGGGACAGGGCGAGCTTCCTGAGACACCCTCCCACCACGACTGCGAAGCGCGCATTGCGCAGGGCCGCGGCGACGAGGTCGTTTTGCGCTGGAGCGAAATCAAGGCCATGCGAGACGACGGCGTCATCGAGTTCCACAGCCATACGCATACCCATACACGATGGGACCTGAGCGCGCCGGCCGATAAAAACATCCGCATCGCGGAAGAACTGGCCCTTTCGCGTGCCGCCCTGCAGACTCATCTGGGCGGCGTTTCGGATCATTTCTGCTGGCCGCAGGGTTATTTCGATGTCGACTACACCCGGCTGGCCATCGATGCCGGCTTTCGCTATTTGTACACCACGCAGGCATTCGGCCAGAACCGGCCGGGCACCGATCCCGCGCACATCTATCGCTTCGCGGTGCGCAACACCTCGGGCAATTCGGTGGGGCGGCGCATCCGGGTGGCCGCGCATCCGCTTGTCGGGCCCTTGTTCAACAGATGGAAGCTCTGGAAGCGCAGCCTGAGGAAGCGGGCATGA
- a CDS encoding glycosyltransferase family 4 protein, translated as MTPLRILHSEAATSFGGQEQYIYRMMLAMRDRGHHLEAVCQPHAMLTQRLREQGFTVHTTYMDGPVNFVKSVAAIRKILRGGRFDVLNTHSRRDTIVAGCAGRLAGTPLIVRTRHLANRVGSLLSYTVIPHRVTTASDFVREHLIERGVPPGHVATVYPAVELPPIPGQSSLRQELGLAEGDIVVGCVAVMRAQKGHKDLIDAMEPLIHEKPGLHLVLVGGGSPVFEEVQAYVAEKKLQRRIHLLGARRDVPNLLAGFDVFALATRKEASGTVFVEAGAAGLPVVGTRVDGVPEMMRDGVSGLLVPLDDRAALTQAIRRLVDDPDLRRRMGRAGLEFCREQGRFSLAAMVERIESCYTRWLAERKS; from the coding sequence ATGACGCCTTTGCGCATCCTTCATTCGGAAGCCGCCACCAGTTTCGGCGGGCAGGAACAATACATCTATCGAATGATGCTGGCCATGCGCGATCGCGGTCATCACCTGGAAGCGGTTTGCCAGCCGCATGCCATGTTGACGCAGCGCTTGCGCGAGCAGGGCTTCACCGTGCACACCACTTATATGGACGGGCCGGTCAACTTCGTCAAAAGCGTAGCCGCCATCCGGAAAATATTGCGCGGCGGACGCTTCGACGTGCTCAATACCCATAGCCGTCGCGACACGATCGTGGCGGGCTGCGCCGGCCGTCTGGCCGGCACGCCGCTGATCGTGCGCACACGCCATCTGGCCAACCGTGTGGGCTCGCTGCTGTCCTATACCGTGATTCCCCACCGGGTCACCACCGCCAGCGATTTCGTGCGTGAACACCTGATCGAACGCGGTGTGCCGCCGGGCCATGTGGCAACCGTCTATCCGGCCGTCGAGCTGCCGCCCATACCCGGGCAGTCGAGCTTGCGCCAGGAATTGGGGCTGGCGGAGGGCGACATCGTGGTGGGCTGCGTGGCCGTCATGCGCGCGCAGAAGGGGCATAAAGACCTGATCGATGCCATGGAGCCCCTGATCCATGAAAAGCCCGGGCTGCATCTGGTATTGGTCGGCGGAGGGTCGCCGGTCTTCGAGGAGGTGCAGGCCTATGTGGCGGAGAAAAAGTTGCAGCGGCGCATCCACTTGCTCGGCGCCCGGCGCGATGTGCCCAACCTGTTGGCGGGCTTCGATGTGTTCGCCCTGGCGACGCGCAAGGAAGCGTCGGGCACTGTTTTCGTCGAGGCGGGCGCGGCGGGCCTGCCCGTCGTCGGAACCCGCGTGGACGGCGTCCCGGAAATGATGCGGGACGGCGTCAGCGGCCTGCTTGTGCCGCTGGATGACCGGGCGGCGTTGACGCAGGCCATAAGGCGCCTGGTCGACGATCCGGACCTGCGCAGGCGCATGGGCCGGGCCGGCCTGGAATTCTGCCGCGAGCAGGGCAGATTCAGCCTGGCTGCCATGGTGGAACGTATTGAATCCTGCTATACCCGTTGGCTTGCGGAGCGAAAGTCATGA